In one window of Tenacibaculum mesophilum DNA:
- a CDS encoding ankyrin repeat domain-containing protein has translation MKKQHIIFAFVLFMSTIQAQTKNIFFERSFWQEKPTIQLVEEKIKEGNSATALNPNGFDAVTYAILASAPNKVIKHLLTKKGNDVNKITHDKRTYVFWAAYKNNVEIMKHLIANNARMDLKDSHQLSPLTFAANAGQTNKEIYELCIQNGIDIKTDVDEHGANALLLVLPSLKDLSFVDYLTSKGLSVHNVDKDGNGAFNYAAKKGNKEILTLLIKKGLPYKNLNKKGGNAMLLATQGSRSGYNSLEFFKYLESLGIKPNITNNDGKTPLHNLSRGNKDLNTFNYFLDKGVNTNQIDDNGNTPLIIASSRNSLEIVQLLSEKTKNINHTNKKGHSALTYAVEYDSEAVVDYLVKNEADIQVKDDKGNSLAYYLVKSYHPKKVNDFNEKMSLLANNGLNLTQLQANKNTLFHIAVEKNNIDLLKKINTLKIDVNAKNNEGLTPLHLAVMQANNTDVIKYLLSIGAKKSITTDFDETVHDLAKENEILNRKNIDINFLK, from the coding sequence ATGAAAAAACAACATATAATATTTGCCTTTGTACTTTTTATGAGTACAATTCAAGCGCAAACAAAAAATATATTTTTTGAAAGATCTTTTTGGCAAGAAAAACCTACTATTCAACTCGTTGAAGAAAAAATAAAAGAAGGAAATAGCGCAACAGCATTAAACCCAAATGGGTTTGATGCTGTTACCTACGCTATCTTAGCCAGTGCTCCAAATAAAGTAATCAAACATTTACTTACTAAAAAAGGAAATGATGTTAACAAGATAACACACGATAAAAGAACTTATGTTTTTTGGGCTGCCTATAAAAACAATGTTGAAATTATGAAGCATTTGATAGCCAATAATGCTCGTATGGATTTAAAAGACTCTCATCAATTATCTCCGTTAACTTTTGCGGCGAATGCAGGGCAAACAAATAAAGAAATTTATGAACTTTGTATTCAAAACGGAATTGATATAAAAACAGATGTTGACGAGCACGGGGCTAATGCTTTATTATTAGTACTACCAAGCTTAAAAGATTTATCGTTTGTGGACTACCTTACTTCAAAAGGGTTGAGCGTACATAATGTTGACAAAGATGGGAATGGTGCTTTTAACTACGCTGCTAAAAAAGGTAATAAAGAAATTTTAACTCTTTTAATAAAAAAAGGATTGCCTTATAAAAACCTAAATAAAAAAGGAGGTAATGCTATGTTATTAGCTACTCAAGGTTCTCGTAGCGGTTATAATTCTTTGGAGTTTTTTAAATATTTAGAAAGTTTAGGTATCAAACCAAACATAACTAATAATGATGGAAAAACGCCACTTCATAATTTATCTCGTGGTAACAAAGATTTAAATACCTTTAACTACTTCCTTGATAAAGGTGTAAATACTAATCAAATTGACGATAACGGTAACACTCCTTTAATTATCGCATCTAGTAGAAACTCTTTAGAAATTGTTCAGTTATTATCAGAAAAAACAAAGAATATTAATCACACTAATAAAAAAGGACATTCAGCACTTACGTATGCTGTTGAATACGACTCAGAAGCTGTGGTAGATTATTTAGTAAAAAACGAGGCTGATATTCAAGTAAAAGATGATAAAGGAAACTCTTTAGCTTATTATTTAGTTAAAAGTTATCATCCTAAAAAAGTGAACGATTTTAATGAAAAAATGAGTCTTTTAGCCAATAACGGATTAAACTTAACACAACTTCAAGCCAATAAAAACACATTGTTTCATATTGCTGTAGAAAAAAACAACATCGATTTACTTAAAAAAATCAACACTTTAAAAATTGATGTGAATGCAAAAAACAATGAAGGTTTAACCCCACTACATTTAGCTGTTATGCAAGCTAATAATACTGATGTAATTAAATATTTATTAAGTATTGGAGCTAAAAAATCAATTACTACTGATTTTGATGAAACGGTACACGATTTAGCTAAGGAAAATGAAATTTTAAACAGGAAAAATATAGATATTAACTTTTTAAAATAA
- a CDS encoding TonB-dependent receptor, with protein sequence MRIIATVLLLCSCIQTMYSQATLQGVVKSENNETIPYANVFIKGTKLGAETNENGRFTITNVPNSNHKLIVSAVGFNQSSQKIVVKGDIKNLVFILKSDTQLDEVELFGARDKRAEKLETLTRLPLAPNEQLQSISVLSHKLIDQQNALTLSDVTKNVAGVYTFATYGNTKESMSLRGFRGIPLLKNGVRINSDFRGTGIITDMAGVDNIQVLKGISAISQGLGGDLGSAGGVINVVTKTPKFYTGGEVTFRAGSFGKLRPTFDVYGSIDTNKKHAFRIAGSYDKADSFRDHVGSERFYVNPSYAWRPDEKTTITLEMDYMHDSRTPDQGTLNLGTYDVNNIYKLPNNNFMGYDSDNVTTKNLTYAIRADRKLTDKISIKAGYFVSDLDIDTETSYAFQGDPRNGLPVLPDNQRYREYYASGRKDNNSVLQLDLVGKDIETGFLKHTFQIGADFRTSEFDNIAYATQYASNNKYADIIDVLQPIDNTLPNGVNITRNPARDSGSRTESYGITVQDKISLTDWADIFLGLRYTTMKRTRGSFIGRPLDESKSDDAFNPLLGFNLKPNENIIIFGSYASSSDPRTSFYTDVDGNELGTERWDQIETGIKSTWFNNALRFNVTTFYTSSKNLNLPVYDNAGNSLGYYTQGGDDVRNGVEVELIGRILPNLEVIGGYSYLDAKYKDHASYYYNSRPINTPKHTANFWARYAFKKSLNGLSIGAGAYYLGERPHNVWSRNYTHTGVTPDTKPFDLKSYTTVNVQASYKFNEKLSIDVFGNNIFDEIGYNAYRTSYINRIEPASFGSTLRYKF encoded by the coding sequence CAATCATCACAAAAAATAGTGGTAAAAGGAGACATTAAAAATTTAGTTTTTATTTTAAAATCAGACACTCAACTTGATGAAGTTGAACTTTTTGGAGCAAGAGATAAAAGAGCTGAAAAACTAGAAACACTTACTAGACTACCTTTAGCTCCTAATGAGCAATTACAAAGTATTTCAGTCTTATCACATAAACTTATCGATCAACAAAACGCTTTAACTCTAAGCGATGTTACCAAAAACGTAGCCGGTGTATATACCTTTGCCACCTACGGAAACACCAAAGAAAGTATGTCTTTAAGAGGTTTTAGAGGAATTCCTTTATTAAAAAATGGAGTTCGTATAAACTCAGATTTTAGAGGAACTGGAATTATTACCGATATGGCTGGTGTTGACAACATTCAAGTATTGAAAGGAATATCTGCTATTAGCCAAGGTTTAGGTGGTGATTTAGGTTCTGCTGGTGGTGTTATTAATGTAGTGACTAAAACTCCTAAATTTTACACAGGTGGAGAAGTTACTTTTAGAGCAGGTAGTTTCGGGAAATTACGTCCTACTTTTGACGTTTATGGATCTATTGATACCAATAAAAAACATGCCTTTAGAATTGCTGGTTCTTATGACAAAGCAGACAGTTTTAGAGACCATGTTGGTTCTGAACGTTTTTATGTGAACCCATCATACGCTTGGAGACCAGATGAGAAAACTACCATTACATTAGAAATGGATTACATGCATGATAGTAGAACTCCTGATCAAGGAACTCTTAACTTAGGAACTTATGATGTAAACAACATTTATAAATTACCTAACAATAACTTTATGGGATATGATTCTGATAATGTTACTACCAAAAACCTAACCTATGCCATTAGAGCAGATAGAAAACTAACTGATAAAATAAGCATAAAAGCAGGATATTTTGTTTCTGATTTAGATATAGATACTGAAACTTCTTACGCTTTTCAAGGAGACCCTAGAAATGGTTTACCTGTTTTACCAGACAACCAACGTTATAGAGAGTATTATGCTTCTGGAAGAAAAGATAATAATAGTGTATTACAATTAGATTTGGTAGGAAAAGATATAGAAACAGGCTTTTTAAAACATACTTTTCAAATTGGTGCAGACTTTAGAACTTCTGAATTTGATAATATAGCCTATGCTACACAATATGCTTCTAACAATAAATACGCAGATATTATAGATGTGTTACAGCCTATAGATAATACACTTCCTAACGGAGTTAACATTACACGAAACCCTGCAAGAGATTCAGGATCTAGAACAGAGTCATATGGAATTACGGTACAAGATAAAATAAGCCTCACAGACTGGGCAGATATTTTCTTAGGATTACGTTATACCACTATGAAAAGAACTAGAGGTAGCTTTATAGGTAGACCTTTAGATGAATCTAAAAGTGATGATGCCTTTAATCCGTTATTAGGTTTTAATTTAAAGCCTAATGAAAATATTATCATTTTTGGTTCATATGCTAGCAGCTCAGATCCTAGAACTTCTTTTTATACGGATGTTGACGGTAACGAATTAGGTACAGAACGTTGGGATCAAATAGAAACAGGGATAAAATCTACTTGGTTTAATAATGCTTTACGTTTTAATGTTACTACATTTTATACCTCAAGTAAAAATTTAAACTTACCTGTTTATGACAATGCTGGTAATAGTTTAGGTTATTATACACAAGGAGGTGATGATGTGAGAAATGGTGTAGAAGTAGAATTAATAGGTCGTATCCTTCCTAATTTAGAAGTTATAGGAGGATATTCTTATTTAGATGCTAAATACAAGGATCATGCATCATATTACTATAACTCAAGACCTATTAACACTCCAAAACATACGGCAAATTTTTGGGCACGTTATGCATTTAAAAAATCTTTAAATGGTTTATCTATCGGTGCCGGGGCTTATTACTTAGGAGAACGTCCGCACAATGTGTGGTCTAGAAACTATACGCATACAGGGGTTACTCCTGATACAAAACCATTCGATTTAAAATCGTACACTACAGTTAATGTACAGGCTTCTTACAAATTTAATGAGAAATTAAGTATTGATGTATTTGGAAATAATATCTTTGACGAAATAGGCTACAACGCCTACCGTACAAGTTATATTAACAGAATAGAGCCTGCTAGTTTTGGTTCAACATTACGTTATAAATTTTAA
- a CDS encoding DUF2271 domain-containing protein, with amino-acid sequence MAFNINDSATYKCMIQMKNYTGEGAYIAISLLNPNGEYEQTLYVQGDDEEWYSDITEWWKFQGKVRTDIDAITGATISGGNRAITVLKIDNDKIDKGYKIRFESAVEDQEYYKDDVEFELTTNNLKGKFEGNGFIRYIRLMPQ; translated from the coding sequence ATGGCTTTTAACATAAATGATAGTGCCACATATAAATGTATGATTCAGATGAAAAATTATACTGGTGAAGGTGCATATATTGCTATTTCATTATTAAACCCTAATGGAGAATACGAACAAACATTATACGTTCAAGGTGATGATGAAGAATGGTACTCTGACATTACCGAATGGTGGAAGTTCCAAGGAAAAGTTCGTACAGATATTGACGCTATCACAGGAGCGACAATTAGTGGAGGTAACAGAGCGATTACCGTATTAAAAATTGACAATGATAAAATTGACAAAGGGTATAAAATTAGATTTGAATCAGCTGTAGAAGATCAAGAATACTACAAAGACGATGTAGAATTTGAATTAACTACCAACAACCTTAAAGGTAAATTTGAAGGAAATGGATTTATTCGTTACATCCGTTTAATGCCTCAGTAA